One Fictibacillus halophilus genomic window, GTACGAAGAAGATTATTTGGAGTATCTGCAGCAAATAAAATTTACGGGAACTGTTCGCTCTATGGTTGAGGGAGAATTGGTCTTTGCAAACGAACCTATCATACGAATAGAAGCACCATTAGCAGAAGCGCAGCTTATTGAAACGGCTATCTTAAATATCGTGAACTACCAGACACTTATCGCTACAAAAGCATCCCGCATTAAACAAGTGGTTGGGGAAGAACGAGTGATGGAATTTGGAACACGTAGGGCACAAGAGATGGATGCAGCGATATGGGGAACAAGAGCTGCGTTTATAGGTGGTTTTGAAGCCACATCAAATGTAAGAGCAGGAAAACGATTCGGCATACCAGTCGCAGGTACTCACGCACATGCTCTTGTTCAGACGTACCGCGATGAATATACGGCATTTCATAAATATGCCCGACGTCATAAAGACTGTGTGTTTTTAGTAGATACGTATGATACATTGCGATCTGGAGTGCCTACAGCGATTAAGGTTGCTAAAGAGTTAGGAAACAAAATTAATTTTCAGGGAATTCGTTTAGATAGTGGAGATCTCGCTTACCTTTCAAAAGAAGCGAGAAAGATGCTTGACGAGGCAGGATTCACAGATACTAAGATTATTGCTTCGAATGATCTAGATGAGAATACGATCATCAATCTAAAAGCGCAAGGTGCAAAGATCGATTCGTGGGGAATCGGTACAAAATTGATCACAGCTTATGACCAGCCAGCTTTAGGAGCAGTCTACAAACTCGTCTCTATTGAGGACGAACAAGGAGACATGGTAGACACGATAAAAATTAGTGGGAATCCTGAAAAAGTGACAACTCCTGGTTTGAAAAAAGTTTATCGAATCATCAATACACAGAATAACAAATCTGAAGGTGATTATATTGCACTTGACAATGAAACGCCCGAAGAAGAGCCTCGACTTAAAATGTTTCATCCCGTTCATACGTTTATCAGTAAATTTGTAACGAACTTTAAAGCGAAAGAGCTTCATCAGGATATTTTTGTAGAAGGTAACGTAGTCTATGAAACTCCCACTCTTAAAGAGATACAGCTCTTTGCAAAAGAAAATCTAGAAGTATTATGGGACGAATACAAACGGACGATGCATCCCGAAGAATATCCAGTTGACCTCAGTCAAGAATGCTGGGATAACAAGATGAAGAACATTCAAGACGTGCAAACAAAAGTTATGTTATTAATCGGAGAAGGAGAATCTCACAATGGGTAAGATTGGAATCTATGGATCATCTTTTGACCCTATAACGAATGTCCATCTATGGACAGCAAGTACCGTTGCACATCGCTGTAAGCTAGATAAAGTGATTTTCCTGCCATGCTCAAGTAAACGAAAAGATAAAACGATGAAAACCTCAGATACTCATCGCTGGGAGATGCTTCAGCTAGAAATCTCAAATAATCATACATTTATAGCTGATGATCATGAAATGCTTCAAGAAGCTTGGGAAGTGTATACGTATTACACAATGGAACATTTTAAAGAAAAATATCCTGATGATGAAGTTTACTTCATTATGGGAGCAGATCTTTTGGTTGATATTGCAGATGGTAAATGGAAGTATGATGAAGAGTTAATTGCGAGCAATAAATTTATTGTGATGGCAAGGGACGATATCAATATGGTCAAAACGATTTCTCGCTCGCCCATCCTAAGAAACCACGATGATGGCACAAAATTTCATCTGATTGATAAAGGACTGTCTATGGAAATCAGCAGCACTTATATCCGTGATGAATTTTCTAAGGGTGGCGAGCCAAGGTATCTTTTACCTGATGCTTGTTATGAATATATAAAAAAACATGAACTGTATAAATGACAGGAGGGATTATCGATGTCTTTGCAGCAAAGAATCATGAATGATCTTCATACAAAATCAAATATTGTAGCTTCGACTGAAATAGAAAGCAGGGTAAACTTTTTAAAACAATACCTCATTCAATCAAAGGCAAAAGGTTTCGTGCTTGGTATCAGTGGTGGTCAAGACTCTACATTAGCAGGCCGGCTGGCGCAGATCGCAGTAGAAGAGTTGAGAGAATCAGGTCATATCGTAAAGTTTGTTGCCGTGCGCCTGCCATATGGAACACAAAGAGATGAAGAGGATGCTGAGCTCGCACTGTCTTTTATTAATCCCGATGATCGAATTTCTTTTGATGTTAAAAAAACGGTAGATGTCTTTGCAGAAAGCTATAAAACGAATGCTTCACAGCCGCTTTCTGACTTTAATAAAGGTAATGTTAAAGCAAGAGTAAGGATGATTACCCAGTATGCAATTGCTGGTCAGGGGAATTTATTAGTAATCGGGACAGATCACGCCGCTGAAGCGATAACAGGATTCTTTACGAAGTACGGTGATGGAGGAGCAGACATACTTCCACTGGCGGGTTTAACAAAGCGTCAAGGTAAAATGTTGTTAAAAGAATTAGGGGCACCAGAAAGACTGTATGTCAAACAACCAACGGCTGACCTTTTAGATGAAAAACCACAGCAAGCAGATGAAACCGAATTAGGAATAACGTACGATGAACTAGATGATTATCTAGAAGGTAAAGCCGTTTCTGATGACGCAGCAAAGAAAATTGAAGAGCGGTATCTTCAAACAGAACATAAAAGACAGCTTCCCGCTTCTCTTCATGATGAGTGGTGGCAATAATGACAACAGCTGATTCAAAAAGGTACTTACGAAGTACCTTGGGGTCAGCTGTTGTTTTGCATTTTATTTAAATATTTTAAAAAGAAGTTAACTTTCAGCTATTTTTGGAAAAAATATAAATAAACTAGTGAAAGATGCAAAAAACGTTTACGGGACTATTGATTTAGGGAAGAGCCTTATAAATACCTTATGAGCGCATGGAGGATTATAGATGGCTACCGTAATAAAAGGAGAATACAAACACGTGAACTGTGATAGTGAATACGGCACATTAAAGAAAGTAATTGTGTGTGAACCGAGATATATGAAGATCGATGAAATTATTAATGAAACGCAGCGTCATTTTGCAAAAGATAACATCAACATGAAACGAGCAATGAAACAGCATCAGCATTTTGTGGAGACGATGAAAGCAAACGGTGTAGACGTTTATAAACTGCCTGCGATGGAAAAGTTTCCTGAACAAGTTTTCACTCGTGATATAGGATTTACGATCGGTGAAACGGTTTTCGTATCACGTATGGGAAGCAATATTCGAGATGGAGAAGAGAAGGTCTTGCGAAACTGGTTATTAGAACACCAGATTAATCTTTCTTTGATTGATGGAGACCGGATTGAGGGCGGAGATGTAATCGTCCATGGCGATACCGTTTATATCGGTGTGAGTGGAAGAACGTCTGAGGAAACCATTCAAGAACTTCAATCACAGCTGCCTCATTTGAATGTCGTGGCTGTACCATTTGATCCCATCTTTTTGCATCTGGATTGTGTATTTAACATTTTGTCTGAGAAAGATGCCTTGATCTATAGACATGCTTTTGGAGAAAAAGACTATCAAATGCTTGCTTCAAAATTTAATGTGATTGAAGTAGAGAAAGAGGAACAATTTACGATGGGTACGAACGTATTATCTATCGGAAACAAGAAGGTTTTGAGCCTTCCTGTTAATAAGAACGTTAATACAGCACTTCGTGAAAGAGGGTATGAAGTTTTAGAAGTGGATATTTCTGAAATCATAAAATCAGGTGGTTCTTTCCGATGCTGTTCGATGCCGTTATATCGGGAAGAGATGCATTAAATAGTGTTTAAATAGTCTTTGCCAGCGGCAAAAGGCTATTTTTATTGGCTGAAGATCAACCTTTGTAGGTGCTAAGCTTTAAACTGTCTGTTTTAGACGTATTTTTAATGCTGCAGGGTAAAGAGTACTATTCTTTGACCTAGGAGGCAATTTAAAGAGAGCTATTACTTTTCTTGATACGTTTGACCCCACCGAAATGATTACGCACAAAGTACCTTTAGAAAAAGCGGATAAGAAGTTTAACAAACACGAAGATGAATGTATAAAGGTTGTCCTAAAGCCTTAGTTGCATGAAACTAAATAAGGAACTTGGATGGCCAAGTTCCTTTCTATATTTCTATTTGTGAGTTTTCTTCTGCCAGTGTGGTATCAGTACCTTGAAGGGGAAGAACGATAGTGAAGGTCGTTATGTTATCATCGGATGAACAACTGATGGACCCGTTATGTTTTTCAATAATTTTTTTACATACAAATAGTCCAATACCTGTACCTAATTCTTTTGTTGTAAAGAACGGCTCAAAAATCGTACTGATTGTTTCGGGTGGAATAGCTGGGCCGTTATTAGAAATAGTAATATGTACGTTATCGTTATTTTCGATCTTACTAAAAATCATGATTCGTCGATTCTGTCTCATTTGGCGCAACGCATCGATCGAGTTCATGATGAGATTAAGCAGAACTTGTTTCAACTCGTCCTTGTGTGCCCGCAGCGTAATCGTAGGATCAATGCGGGGAATTACTGTCACATCTGCATCCACTAAACTCGGGTACATAAAATCTAGAATATCTGTGAACAAATCTTCTAAAGCAAAATCCTCCGCTTCTCGTTCTTGTACTCCTTTTCTTGAGGCGTGAAGAAATTGAGAGATACGAAAGTTTAATTGTGTTAATTCATGACTGATGATATCAATGTATTTCATGTTTGGATCTTCTTGCTGCATGAGCTTTACAAATCCCATTACAGCTGTCAATGGATTTCTGAACTCATGTACAAAACTCGATGACATTTGTCCTAAAATGGTTAAACGTTCTTTGTGACTTTGGTCAATGAATACTGTTTTTTCCTCAATCTCAATATCCTTTAGCTGAGTATACTTCTTAACCGCATGATATAAAAACTCATCAAAAAGGGAATTGATCGTTTCAATTACAGGTTGTAACTGTTCAATGGATATGCCAGAGCCCGTCACGAAACGGACAATCTCACTTCTTCCAAGGTTTACATTGTATACAAATTCACCTATATTGATCTTAGCTTCCAACCGCTGTACAGCTACTTCATGTGCGAGGCGCATAATTTCTTCGGGAGATAGTTTACGTCGTAAGGACTGTTTAACTAGCTCAACCATATGCAGGGCATTATCTATAACTTTTTCTTTATGTACATCATGATTCGATATCACGATTCTCTGGTGCCAATCATGTAAGTAAGTAGGCAAGTTATCATCCATATATGTGATTAGACTTTCTGTTATGTCCACCGCTCGCACCTCTTTCAACATTAAAATCATGGAAAGAATAAAAAATGAATCAGCCAACGTTTGATATATAAAAGTATTTATACTACATATAGTAATGGAAATATAGACGAAATGCCATATGCAGTTTACAAATTTTTCATTAAATTGTGAAAATGATGTAGGTATTTCGACAGAGAGCAACGAAATCATTCATAATCTTCTGTTATTTACTTTTCGGTACGCATGAAATACTATCCTTTAAATTTTAAATACTATTTGAAATAATTATTGTGATTTTATCTACATCATGGAATGGTGATGAACTCTATCCAGCCTTTCCATCTGCTTCGTCTCATCAATAACTACTCATGAGATAATTGGTATAGTACAATCTTGACATCACATACCCTTAAACGACATGCAATCGTGAGGAGGGAATTTCATGTTTAAACGCTTTAACCGGCTGGCGATCGAACTGCCAACACCTACGAATCCTGATGCGAATGCCGCTGCTGCAGTTCAAGAATTGCTAGGCGGTCGTTTTGGTGAGATGTCGACACTTAATAACTATATGTATCAATCTTTTAACTTTAGAAAAAGAGGAAAATTAAAACCTTTTTTTGATCTCGTCTCGAGTATTACGGCAGAAGAATTTGGGCATGTCGAGCTTGTTTCACATACGATTAATATGATGATCTATGGTACGACACATCCTGGAGATGTCAACGACGCACCGATGGCAGCAGCTACCGATAAGAGGAACACACAGCATTTTATTGGAACAGCACAAACATCGTTCCCGTTTGATTCAATGGGAAAAGCTTGGAACGGAGATTATGTATTCAGCAGTGGGAATCTACTTCTTGATCTCCTTCACAACTTCTTCTTAGAGTGTGGAGCCAGAACCCATAAGATGAGAGTTTATGAGATGACGAGTAACCCTGTTGCCAGAGAGATGATTGGTTATCTTCTTGTACGCGGTGGTGTGCACGTTTTGGCATATGCAAAAGCGATTGAGATGGTAACAGGAGTTGATATTAAGAAGATGCTTCCAGTTCCTGATCTAGAGAACTCAGCATTTGAAACAACACGAAAATTTGAAGCAGAAGGAGTACACCGAAAGTTATATACGTTCAGTGATACCGATTATCGAGATATCGCTTTAATCTGGGCTGGTCAGCATCCGTTAGGAGGGCCGCTTGAGACTGTAATCGGTGCTCCAGCAGGTGCTCCAATGCCTGAATTACGCTCCATATCAGAAGAGTTCGCGCCAGGTATCTCTCATGAAGATTTTATGCAGATTGCTGAAAGACTGAAGAAAAATGCAGGAATAAGTTGATCGACCGGCGTACCTTGCGTCGGTTTTTTTTATGGTATGATTTATTATGTTTATAGAATTTGTGAGAAATGAAGGGAAGTCCGGCAGATGACGTACAGACAAATTAAGTGGTTGATCCTGCTCATTCCAACGATTTCCGTTGGTTTATGGGAATACGTTAGACATACGGTTCTATTGCCTTATATATCCATGAACACGGGAAACTGGCTGTCTGCCATCATCGTATTTCTTGTTACGCTTTATTTTTTGAATATCTTGTTTGGAAGATTAGAGCGCATGCAGCAAGAGCTTCAGAGAGAACGTTCTGAGAAGGCGGTCTTAGAAGAACGGGAGAAAATTGCGAAAGAGCTGCATGATGGTATCGCTCAGTCTTTATTTTTTCTCTCTGTTCAAGTGAATAAGCTAGAAAGTGAGTTTAGTAGAGATGATAAATCGTATCATAAACTAAAAAAAACCTTGCAGCACATTCACGATGATACGCGAAGTGCCATTCAAAATCTTCGAAACGTACCAGCTCAAGCTGATATTTCGTGGACACGATCATTAAATGCATTCTTCAATGAAATGGAGAGTCAGCATGACTTCAAGATACATCGCGAGTGGAGTTTGAATGACGATGATCTAACTTCAAAGGAAAAAATCGAGTTGTTTGCTTGTGTACGTGAAGCAATCATCAATGTTATCAAACACGCTGATACGAACGAAATATGGTTGAATACGACAACTACTCCAAAAGGATGGATATGTACCGTTGAGGATCAAGGATCAGGATTTGATTCTCAAAAGCCTACAGATGGATTCGGACTAAAAATTTTACAAGACAGAGCGTATTCTATGGACTGGAAATTAAAAATCGCCAGCACGGAAGGGAAAACGACGGTTACGGTAGAGAAGGAGGAAAATGCATGACGCAGCCTATTCGTTTATTGATTGTCGATGATCATCATCTTGCTCGAGAAGGTGTCAAAGAGATTCTTGAGTGTCAGACCGAGTTTGAGATAGTAGGTGAAGCATCTAATGGTTTACAAGCAGTAGAGAAGACTAAAGCTCTTATGCCAGATCTTGTTCTTATGGATATATCGATGCCGAAGATGAATGGTTTTGAGGCAACTAAAGAAATTAAGAAGCAGTTTCCAAACGTAAAAGTAGTGATTATGACGGTTTCTTATGACATTACGGACTGGTTTGAAGCTTTAAAGCGTGGTGCACAAGGATACCTTCTCAAAAATTTGAACACAGAAGATATGCTGAACGGTTTGAAAGCATATGCTATGGATGAAATTCCGATGTCGAAAGAGATGGCTTTTCGAATATGGAAAGAATTCAAGAAGGATGGACAAGCTGAGCAAACACTTTCTGCCAGGGAACAGGATGTATTACAACTGGTAGCAAAGGGGCATTCGAATAAGGAAATCTCGAAAGTACTCAATATTTCTGAGAATACTGTCAAAACCCATATGAAGAATATTTTAGGAAAACTGCATCTAGAAAATCGTGTCCAATTAGCAAGCTATGCTTACGATAACGGTATCGTTTAATTTAAAGCGTCATACAATGGACACATTTTTATTTTCGTAATCACCCTTTAGAGTGATTACCATTTCATGCTTGTTGTTTATACTTTTCCATATTGAGTACGAATAAGGAGAATATAAATATGCAAGCAACAGCTTACAAGCTACCAGAAAGCAATGAAAATCCATCAAAGACATCTAACAGTCTCTACCAGACGTTTTGGAGATGGCATTTTTATGGTGGGATTATCTTTGCACCTTTTTTAATCTTACTTGCTATTAGTGGCGCGTTATATTTATTTCAAGCTGAAATTGAGACGATGATCTACAAAGACAAGATCATTGTTCAAAAAGGCGATCAATCACTTCCGCTCTCACAGCAGATTGACACAGTTCTAGCGGAGTACCCTGGAGCAGAGATTGGTTCAATCAGATTGCCGAAAGAAGATACTCGAGCTACTTTAGTAAAAGTTATAGAAAATGATGTGGTTACACAGGTTTATGTAAACCCATACACAGCGTCTATAACAGGAACGATGCTTGACGAAGATCATTTCAAAAATGTTGTCGCTAAGCTACACAGTGAATGGATTGTTGGAGGAACGTTCATCAATAGGTTCGTTGAACTGGCTGCATGTTGGACGATCATCATATTGATTACAGGCTTATACATATGGTGGCCAAGAAACAAGAAGACTTTCATGGGAACGATCTTTCCTCGTTTAAAAAAGAGAGGCCGCATGTTCTGGAGAGACCTTCACGCAGTAACAGCATTCTGGCTATCGCTGATGATTTTGATCCTAATCGTGACAGGGCTGCCATGGTCAGGTGTGATGGGAGAACAGATAAATAAGCTCGCGACGAATGCAAATGCAGGCTATCCAACTTATGCATTCATGGCGCCAACAGCAGAGAAGACAACAGGTGAGATCGCAGAAGACATTCCGTGGGCAACTGAGAACAACCCTGCACCAGCATCAAAAAAAGATGATGGATCCCTCTCTGTTGATCAAGTGATGTACTTAGCTCAAGAGAACAAGATTCAAAAGCCTTACACGATTTCATTGCCCAGAGGAGAAGATGGCGTATTTACGATTGCTTCTTCACGAGATAAACCGGAAAATGAAGCGACGGTTTATTTTAACCAGTATAACGGAGAAATCGTAGAGGATATAAGGTTTAGTGACTATGGATGGATGGCTAAGGCCATATCGATTGGAATCGCACTGCATGAAGGTCATTATTTTGGTCTTGCTAACCAGATTTTAGGAGCGATAGCTGCTCTTGGTTTAGTGGCGATCGTCATCTTCTCACTCATCATGTGGAAAAAGCGTAAACCTTCTGGAAAATTAGGAGTGCCAAAGAAATCGGACAAGAAGCTAAAGCCGTGGATTATCGTCCTCATGATCATTACAGGTATTGTTATGCCTCTTGCAGGTATATCTTTTGTCTTCGTATTCTTACTAGATCGTTTTGTTATACCACGAGTAAAACCGCTTCAGGCATGGCTGTCATAATATTATTAGAGGTGAACTTATCATGAAAAGAATGATGTTAATTTTCGGACTTGTGCTGACGATAGCAATCTTATCAGCATGCGGTTCAGGTGGATCCAAGGACGAACACGAGAATCATAAGAACCACGAACAACATAATACCGAAAGCAAGGAGACGTCTCAGTCATTAGACTGGGACGTTCAGTCGTTTTCTTTCAAAGACCAAAACGAAGCTGAATTTGGGTTGGAAGACTTAAAGGGTAAAGTGTGGATGGCGAATTTTATCTTCACGAACTGTACGACAGTTTGTCCGCCGATGACTGCTCATATGGCTAAACTTCAAGATATGGCAAAAGAAGAGAGTGTAGATGTGGAATTTGTTTCTTTCTCTATCGATCCAAAAAGAGATAATGCTGAGGCATTGAAGAAGTTTGGTGAAAACTATGACGCGGACTTCTCCAACTGGCACTTCCTGGGTGGTTATGAACAAAAACAAATTGAACAATTAGCAAAAGATTCATTCAAAACACCTGTAGTGGCTGATCCTAACTCAGATCAATTCATCCATGCGACTGCATTTTTTTTAGTTAATAAAGAAGGAAAAGTAGTCTCTAGATATGATGGAGTAGAGAATACGCCGTACGAAGAAATCATTGCAGATATGAAAAATAGACTAAAAAAGTAAAGAAGCATTATTTTATAGTGAAAATAGAGCAAACACCCGAGTGGAAAAATGAAAGGGAATTCAAAGAGAAATAGTTGGGGGTCTGACCCCAACTATTTTTTGCATTTGTTCACACAATAGTTATGGTTTGGAAGTCTAACTTCTACATACTTATGATAAAACTATAGATAGAATCGTCATTATGTGATAATGGAGGTAAATTCATTTATGAATCCGATAAAAACGTTAAAAACAGTGGGATATCTTGAAGGTGCTTCGTTCCTAATCCTTCTTTTCATCGCCATGCCACTGAAGTATTTCTTAGATCAGCCGATGGCCGTATCAATCGTTGGTGCTCTTCATGGTCTGTTGTTCGTTCTTTACATTTTAGTCATTCTGTATGTGTACAACGTGAAGAAGTGGCCGATCATGCGCGCATTCTTGGCGCTGTTATCCTCTGTCTTGCCATTCGGACCGTTCATTTTCGACCGCAAGTTTTTAAAAGATTAATACTGCTAAAAGAGAGACTGCTTTTCGTAGGCTCTCTTTTTTTGTTACTTAAAAGGTAGAGAGGGTGTATCATGATTTGTCGAAAAGCCTTTATTTTTCAATTTAAACTTAATTGCTATCGATTTAGACTTAATTAATTTATTTTAGACTTAATTACTAGCAAATTAGACTTAATCACTCTCGATCTCGACTTAATTACACCCCCTAGTCAAATCACAATCGGGAGTTTGCTTGCCGCATGAACAAATCAAATGAAATTGTCCTCCTCAGACGCAACCCAAACGTCACTAAAACGAAATCCCTACAATTCTCAAAATACATCTCCCTTCATGTTAAGAATTTGTTTAAGTTGTTTTAATTTTCTAATTTTCGGCTATTTATACTTTAATATGGTTTTAAACAAGGAGGGACAAGCTTTTGATTAAAGCACTTCTGCTTAATGCGTCACTTAAAAGTGGTGAAGAAGTCTCCAATACAGAAAGTTTGATGAACGAAGCGGTGCATATTTTCAATAAGAACAACATAGATACTGAGATGGTAAGGCTTGCTGATTACAGAATCGCATACGGTGTTTCGGAAGATGAAGGGGAGGGTGACGAGTGGCCACAGATTTTTGAAAAAGTAAAAGCGGCTGATATCCTCATCATCGGAACACCGCTCTGGCTAGGTGAAAAGAGCAGCCTTGCTACACAAGCGATCGAGAGGCTATATGGCGCGAGTGGTATGACGAACGAAAAAGGCCAATATATATTTTATAACAAGGTGGCAGGGGTAGTTGTGACAGGTAATGAAGATGGAGCGAAACACGCGAGTGCTTCCATTCTGTACGGCTTGTCTCACATTGGATTTACACTACCACCGAATGTGGATACATATTGGGTTGGTGAAGCAGGTCCAGGACCTTCCTATATTGAAGCGGAAGGAAACAAAAATGATTTCACGATGCAGCACAATAAAATAATGACGTACAATCTGATTCACTTTGCAAAGCTTTTAAAAGAACATCCTATTCCAACAGAAGGCAATGTGGTAGAAAGCAATAGCTAATAAAGGGAGGATACTTATGGCAATCGATCAGTTAGCGGTAGCACGGTTAAGTGAGCAGTTTAGTGCAATCAGATCATTATCTGAAAAACTAGCATCAAAGCTTCAACATGAAGATACGATTATTCAGGCTATGCCAGATGTAAGTCCGCCAAAGTGGCATCTGGCACACACGACATGGTTTTTTGAACGATTTATCCTAAAAGAAAAGAATCCTTCATACGTTCCGTTTAATCCAAATTTTGATTATCTTTTTAATTCCTACTATGAAACCATTGGTTCTTATCATCCCAGACATTCTAGAGGCGTACTTTCAAGGCCGTCTATGGAAGAAGTGTATGCGTATCGAAACTATGTAAACGAAGGGATAGTGAGTCTGCTTAAAGACTATGGAGATCAGCTTCCAGAAGGGGTTGAAGATTTAATTGAGATCGGTCTTCAACACGAACAGCAACACCAAGAACTTCTTTTAACGGATGTAAAATATAACTTCAGCTGCAACCCTATGCTGCCTTCGTACACAGAACCTTCTACAACAAGTAATCACACAACAACTGATCATCAATCGCAAGTCAATGAAATTAAGTTTGAAGGAGGACTCGTTGAAATTGGTTTTGAAGGAGCAGGGTTCTCATTTGATAATGAACGGCCTCGTCATAAGGTTTGGTTGAATGCTTATCAGATATCTTCCCATCCCGTTACGAACGGAGAATATCTTTCTTTTATTGAAGCGGGAGGATATGAGCAGCCTGAGCATTGGTTGTCGGATGGCTGGGCAACAGTCAAAAAAGAAAATTGGAAACATCCCCTTTATTGGCGTAAGGCTGAGGATGGATGGTACACGTTCACGTTAACAGGTGAAAAGAAATTAAATCTTGATGAACCTGTCTGTCATGTAAGTTTTTATGAGGCGGATGCTTATGCTAGGTGGAGCGGAAAAAGGCTGCCAACAGAAGCAGAGTGGGAACATGCGATGAGTTCCATCCCAATAGAAGGAAATTTTGTTGAAGAAGAATCATATCATCCGATTGCGGGTGAGTCTTATACAAAATCACCGATAAAGAAAGCCTTTGGAGATGTATGGGAATGGACCAGTAGCCCCTACACTTCGTATCCAGAGAGTAAACCGCTCGAAGGTGCGCTCGGAGAATATAATGCGAAGTTCATGTGCAATCAAATGGTTTTACGTGGAGGATCATGTGTAACCTCAAAATTGCATATTCGACCTACTTATCGCAACTTTTTTCAAGCTGATAAAAGATGGCAGTTCAGCGGCATTCGCTTAGCGGGGGACCTCACATGAAAACAGTTAGATCGAACGTTCATTATCACATCGGAAACGAACCTGAAACAGATATGTATAGTGAGGTACTCCTAGGATTGCAACAAGAGAAGAAGTTCATTTCTCCAAAGTATTTTTATGATAAAAAAGGTTCTGAGCTGTTTGAAGCCATTACGATGCTTACAGAATACTATCCGACCCGAACAGAACTCTTTATCCTAAACAAATATAAAGGGGAAATGGCTGACGCAATCGGAAGGGATACGGCACTCGTAGAGTTTGGAAGTGGCAGCAGTGAAAAAGTGAGGACACTTTTAGAGGCGATGCCTAAGCTCAAAGAATATGTGCCGATTGATATCTCAAAAGATTTTCTTTATCAATCAGCACGAGCGCTGTCTATAGAATATCCTCATCTGGATGTTCATGCAGTTTCTGCGGATTACACGGATAAGTTTGAGGTGCCAGAGCTCACATCTAAACGCAAAGCTGTATTTTTTCCGGGATCTACTATTGGGAACTTTGAGCCCAAAGAAAGAATGAATTTTTTAAAGATGACAGCGGATTTTCTTAAACCTGATGGCGGTTTGTTGATTGGAGTAGATATGAAAAAAGATCATGCTGTATTGAATGCAGCTTATAACGATAGTAAAGGGATCACAAGTCAATTCAATAAAAACTTATTAAACCGATTAAACAGAGAACTCTTGGCAAACTTTGACCTTGAAAAATTTCAACATCATGCTTTTTATCATGCTGAAAAGGGCAGAATTGAAATGCACCTAGTTAGCATGGTAGATCAGACGATAACCATAGGTAATGAGAACGTCTTATTCACCGAGGGAGAGACTATTCACACTGAGAATTCTT contains:
- a CDS encoding manganese catalase family protein — encoded protein: MFKRFNRLAIELPTPTNPDANAAAAVQELLGGRFGEMSTLNNYMYQSFNFRKRGKLKPFFDLVSSITAEEFGHVELVSHTINMMIYGTTHPGDVNDAPMAAATDKRNTQHFIGTAQTSFPFDSMGKAWNGDYVFSSGNLLLDLLHNFFLECGARTHKMRVYEMTSNPVAREMIGYLLVRGGVHVLAYAKAIEMVTGVDIKKMLPVPDLENSAFETTRKFEAEGVHRKLYTFSDTDYRDIALIWAGQHPLGGPLETVIGAPAGAPMPELRSISEEFAPGISHEDFMQIAERLKKNAGIS
- a CDS encoding sensor histidine kinase, with the protein product MTYRQIKWLILLIPTISVGLWEYVRHTVLLPYISMNTGNWLSAIIVFLVTLYFLNILFGRLERMQQELQRERSEKAVLEEREKIAKELHDGIAQSLFFLSVQVNKLESEFSRDDKSYHKLKKTLQHIHDDTRSAIQNLRNVPAQADISWTRSLNAFFNEMESQHDFKIHREWSLNDDDLTSKEKIELFACVREAIINVIKHADTNEIWLNTTTTPKGWICTVEDQGSGFDSQKPTDGFGLKILQDRAYSMDWKLKIASTEGKTTVTVEKEENA
- a CDS encoding response regulator encodes the protein MTQPIRLLIVDDHHLAREGVKEILECQTEFEIVGEASNGLQAVEKTKALMPDLVLMDISMPKMNGFEATKEIKKQFPNVKVVIMTVSYDITDWFEALKRGAQGYLLKNLNTEDMLNGLKAYAMDEIPMSKEMAFRIWKEFKKDGQAEQTLSAREQDVLQLVAKGHSNKEISKVLNISENTVKTHMKNILGKLHLENRVQLASYAYDNGIV
- a CDS encoding PepSY-associated TM helix domain-containing protein gives rise to the protein MQATAYKLPESNENPSKTSNSLYQTFWRWHFYGGIIFAPFLILLAISGALYLFQAEIETMIYKDKIIVQKGDQSLPLSQQIDTVLAEYPGAEIGSIRLPKEDTRATLVKVIENDVVTQVYVNPYTASITGTMLDEDHFKNVVAKLHSEWIVGGTFINRFVELAACWTIIILITGLYIWWPRNKKTFMGTIFPRLKKRGRMFWRDLHAVTAFWLSLMILILIVTGLPWSGVMGEQINKLATNANAGYPTYAFMAPTAEKTTGEIAEDIPWATENNPAPASKKDDGSLSVDQVMYLAQENKIQKPYTISLPRGEDGVFTIASSRDKPENEATVYFNQYNGEIVEDIRFSDYGWMAKAISIGIALHEGHYFGLANQILGAIAALGLVAIVIFSLIMWKKRKPSGKLGVPKKSDKKLKPWIIVLMIITGIVMPLAGISFVFVFLLDRFVIPRVKPLQAWLS
- a CDS encoding SCO family protein; translation: MKRMMLIFGLVLTIAILSACGSGGSKDEHENHKNHEQHNTESKETSQSLDWDVQSFSFKDQNEAEFGLEDLKGKVWMANFIFTNCTTVCPPMTAHMAKLQDMAKEESVDVEFVSFSIDPKRDNAEALKKFGENYDADFSNWHFLGGYEQKQIEQLAKDSFKTPVVADPNSDQFIHATAFFLVNKEGKVVSRYDGVENTPYEEIIADMKNRLKK
- a CDS encoding DUF3817 domain-containing protein — its product is MNPIKTLKTVGYLEGASFLILLFIAMPLKYFLDQPMAVSIVGALHGLLFVLYILVILYVYNVKKWPIMRAFLALLSSVLPFGPFIFDRKFLKD
- a CDS encoding flavodoxin family protein; the protein is MKALLLNASLKSGEEVSNTESLMNEAVHIFNKNNIDTEMVRLADYRIAYGVSEDEGEGDEWPQIFEKVKAADILIIGTPLWLGEKSSLATQAIERLYGASGMTNEKGQYIFYNKVAGVVVTGNEDGAKHASASILYGLSHIGFTLPPNVDTYWVGEAGPGPSYIEAEGNKNDFTMQHNKIMTYNLIHFAKLLKEHPIPTEGNVVESNS